One Orcinus orca chromosome 8, mOrcOrc1.1, whole genome shotgun sequence genomic window, GAGCGCCAAGAATACTTCCTTTCAGTTCCCATGGAGAGCATTTTCTTAGTTGCACAGATGCCTTCTCTCATGTATACCTGGATAGGCCACGAGTAAATAAAACACTTGCCCAGGTTATTTCATAAGCAAGGCAAGTTGCTGAACCTACAAACCACCATGGTCTGAGGAAGAAAAAGGCTTGCTTTCATAACCTTAGTAATAATCCTTCTCATTCACCAGTTCCTCACTTGGTTTAATAACCCACAGATGATTATTAAAATATCACACCTTGAGGAGTCTCCCAAGTAAGCTAAACATAAGTAGAAGAGAATAATTAGCAATTAATTACACCTGATCTTCAAGGCAAACAGCCCCGCCCAAGATCTCATTAGACTGACCATAAACTCCAAACGGTCCAAAGAACCTTTGCAaggggaataaaaataaattacagcatCAATTAACATTTCTTcaatacttattatgtgccagcaTATATGATCACATATGTGCTATGTGATTTACATGTGTCACCCCATTTATTCTCAAAAATAACTCAATGAATAGGtactaatattatccccattttgcagataaaaagagacaaaaaacttGCCCAAAATAGTTACACAGCAAATAACTTTTAGAGCCCAAATTTGGACTCAGACATTCCAACTTCAGAGTCTGCATATTTAATGAGGGGTTAGAGAAAGGGTAACgagaagaatgaaatatttcctgTTATTTAAACTGAACCTACCACCAACTCCTCTGTTGTATATGTTTATCTAATTCTCACTAGTCTAAAAAATTATCAGTCTACACCCACTAACCAGATTCCCAGATCCTAAAGCCCTTCTAATCATCTCCAACATTATAAACATCATCTGCCATGACTGGCAGGTAACTGTGCATTAACAACCTTACTTTTTGTAAGTTCAAGCATAATCGTCACAGCTATGACCTACAGTGTATAAAGCCCTGTcctaagtgctttgcatgtatTAACTTACTAATCACAACTTACATCAACCTGTAAGGTaggtaaaattattatttcattttacagatgaggaaactgagacacaaagaggttaaattacttgcccaaggtcacacagtaagtgacagagccaggatttgaatccagccaGTCAGCCTTCAGAGCCCATAATCTTAGACACTGTTTTATACTGTTTTTGAAGCATATTAACAACTTACTCTTAAAAGTCAAGGAATCTGtgctattttgtttcctttaatctTTAGTGCCTAGGACCTCACTCTGCAAACAGGGCGTGCATTTCCCATTAAGGCTCCTGACATCTCTCCAAGGTAagtaataatttttctaaaaattaaaatttatcgggcttccctggtgtcgcagtggttgagagtccgcctgccgatgcaggggacacgggttcgtgcgccggtcagggaagatcccacatgccgcggagcggctgggcccgtgagccatggccgctgagcctgcgcgtccggagccagtgttccgcagcgggagaggccacaacagtgagaggcccgcgtaccgcaaaaaaaaaaaaaaaaaaaattaaaatttatcaagCTTACTCCATCTAGTAAAtacctgttttaaaaaatcatacaaatattACATTCTGAATAATTCTGGCACCTCTTTGCTTAATGCCTGCTTACAACAGAATTACTAATTACTTCCAAGGTTCTGGGGCTGGAAAGAGAGATCTGAAATAACAGCCACTAACTCTATTATCTTACCCAAAAAGAGGGAGGAGTGGGGGctaggggaggaagggagaaggagaggtgttTAGGAAACTTCTCTGCATCCCTAAAAGAACTCTAAAAACCGGAGGAAGAGCAGCTGAGAAAACAAATGGCCTTTGGCGTGGTACCCGCTAAAGTCTCATTACTGTGTTTCCATGACTCAATACAGGAGTGGTAAAAAACCATTATCAGGTAAGTTCTCCACTGCACCCCAGGTATTCAGAGACTAATCTTTCGGTTCCACAAAATAGTCATAGCTTTTTATTCTCTGTGCCCCCgtcacacccccaccccattaAGCTCAGGAGGCCCGGgggtgcaattttttttttttttttttttgcggtacgcgggcctctcactgttgcggcctctcccgcggagcacaggctccggacgcgctagctcagcggccgtggctcacgggcccagccgctccgcggcatgtgggatcctcccggaccggggcacgaacccgtgttccctgaatcggcaggcggactctcaaccactgcgccaccagggaagcccaggggtgcAATTTTGACTCGAGCTCCAAAGAAGTCCGTGAGGACACCTGGGCCGGGAGTCTCTTCGGGCTGCGGTTTCCAGGCAACCCCGCTCTAGCCACAAGCAGCCCTGCTTCCTACTGGGTCACCTGTTAATAAGAGTCCCCAGGAGACGCTCCAACAACACCCGGGCGGGGGTAGCCTGATGCCGCTCCCGGTGCCGCAGCTTTCCCGTAACCTAGATGTTGGGTCTGCGTCAGCCATTCTCACCTCTTCTTCCCTAGTTTTACGTCTTGGCTCCCATCTAGTCACTTCGCATTTTTGGCGTCTTTATTCAGACAGACTCCTCTCGCGGAGCCACAGAGACAAACTATCGTAGCCACGCATCCCATAGAGAACGgatttctgggaaatgtagttctttCTGCTGGCAAGCGGCGAATCTTTAAGGGAAAAGGACTACAATTCCCAGAAGTCTAAGGGACGCTAGTCCATGTCTAAAACGGGTCCCAGCTTCTTGAATGGTATTAAGCTGGAAGGTTCTGTTTCTCTTTGCTTACCTAGCTGCCTGAATTTTTGCTGTTCTGCGAATTCAGGCCACTACGAGCTTGTGGGACAGCTCTTTTCTTAAAATGCTTCTTACGTGTGAGGGGATCTAAACACAGTGATTTTATATGAAGGGATGTAGTaaggcaaaaaaattttttgtaattcTTTCAGGTAAAAGATCTATCCACGATCAGAAAATATGTCACTACAAATGGTAACAGTCGGTAATAACATAGCCTTAATTCAACCAGGCTTCTCATTAATGAATTTTGATGGGCAAGTTTTCTtctttggccaaaaaggctgGCCCAAAAGGTCCTGCCCCACTGGAGTTTTCCATTTTGATATAAAGCATAACCATCTCAAACTGAAGCCTGCAGTCTTCTCTAAGGACTCCTGTTACCTTCCTCCTCTTCGTTACCCAGCCACTTGCACATTCAAAGGCAACTTAGAGTCTGAAAAGTATCAGTACATCATCCATGGAGGGAAAACACCAAACAATGAGCTTTCAGATAAGATCTATATCATGTCTGTTGTTtgcaagaacaacaaaaaagttactCTTCGCTGCACAGAGAAAGACTTGGTAGGAGATGTTCCTGAAGGCAGGTATGGTCATTCCATTGATGTGGTGTATAGTCGCGGAAAAAGTGTGGGTGTTCTCTTTGGAGGACGGTCATACATACCTTCTGCCCAAAGAACCACAGAGAAATGGAACAGTGTAGCTGACTGCCTGCCCCATGTTTTCTTGGTGGATTTTGAATTTGGGTGCTCTACATCATACATTCTTCCAGAACTTCAGGATGGGCTATCTTTTCACGTCTCCATTGCCAgaaatgataccatttatattttAGGAGGCCATTCACTTGCCAATAACATCCGCCCTGCCAACCTATACAGAATAAGGGTTGATCTCCCTCTGGGTAGCCCAGCTGTGAATTGCACAGTCATGCCAGGAGGAATCTCTGTCTCCAGTGCAATCCTGACTCAAATAAGCAATGATGAATTTGTTATTGTTGGTGGCTATTTGCTTGAAAATCAAAAAAGAATGGTCTGCAACATCATCTCTTTTGAGGACAACAAGATGGAAATTCGTGAGATGGAAACCCCAGATTGGACCCCAGATATTAAGCACAGTAAGATATGGTTTGGAAGCAACATGGGAAATGGAACTATTTTCCTCGGCATACCAGGAGACAATAAACAGGTTGTTTCAGAAGCATTCTATTTCTATACATTGAAATGTGCTGAAGACGATGTGAATGAAGATCAGAAAACATTCACAAATAGTCAGACATCAACAGAAGACCCAGGGGACTCCACTCCCTTTGAAGACTCAGAAGAATTTTGTTTCAGTGCAGAAGCAAATAGttttgatggtgatgatgaattTGACACCTATAATGAAGATGATGAGGAAGATGAGTCTGAAACGGGCTATTGGATTACATGCTGCCCTACTTGTGATGTGGATATCAACACTTGGGTACCATTTTATTCAACTGAGCTCAACAAACCTGCCATGATTTACTGCTCTCATGGAGATGGGCATTGGGTCCATGCCCAGTGTATGGATCTGGCAGAAAGCACACTCATCCATCTGTCAGAAGGAAGCAACAAATATTATTGCAACGAGCATGTGGAGATAGCAAGAGCACTGCAAACCCCCAAAAGAGTTCTACCCTTAAAAAAGCCTCCACTGAAATCCCTCCACAAAAAGGGTTCTGGGAAAATTATTACTCCTGCCAAGAAATCCTTTCTTAGAAGGTTGTTTGATTAGTTCAACAAGAGCCTTTCAGATTCAAGTGCATCAAATTTTTAAACCTATTTTAAAGAATCATAACAATGATAAAATTTATATTcctatttttgtttattgaaaatgtctaatgttttcttttagttatATGAATGAAGTGCCAGGGAAAAGTGCTTATAATACAATTCTAACTACAGTCATTGTATTTAGACCTATACAGGACCTATAacctatattttgaaaatatttcactcAGTTATCTTAATGAGAATTTATGATCTGAATTTTTTATTCAAGGGATCTTAAACACAGAAGCAGTAATAATAATCAAGCTATGCTTATATCCCTTATAGGACTTTTGATAACAAATAATCCATAGAGCAGTTAAAACAAATTTAACTAGTAAAGAAACTAACactcaaagaaattaaatgaattattttgtgAACTATAGCAATTTGGTAGTTGACCAAAAATTAAGACTGAATCACCTGTATCCCACACAAATGTTCTTTGTACACCTCTACGATGGCCACTTGACTATGCCCATGTACAGAAAACGCTATGAGGAgctaggtaggtaggtaggtagatagatagatagataggaagaaataaataatctcCATTGacatgaaggaagagaaaaagaatctaCATCGTTTGTTACATTTTATCCAACTATCCACATGCACTTTCTTCAAAGGACCTCCCCCCCCATCATATGGTCCACAGATGATGAACCAGAGCTAGGCACTTGAACCAATTCTTTGAGAGATTTAATGAAAACTGCAGTCCACTGCTTCTTAGCTCTCCGAAACAGGGCACTAAGAAAGAACCACCAAATAAATCTCATGGAGAGGTTATTTCCCCAAGTAATATTGATTACTCACCCAAATAATAAAAGTTTAGAGAATTTGATAAAGTTAATAGGTAgatgatttttaaagagaaaaaagaaatgtgtgtgtgtttatgagtCTAGTTAATATGTGGAGTTCGCTGCCAATGAAAGTTATAAAATCAGTGAGCTTGCTAAGATTCAATTAGATACTTGCTAGAATTGAAATTAAAAGGACTGTTAATTTTGAGGCTTCACATTATCAATTGATAATTAGATGACCTTAGATACAAATGTCTTCCCTCCTGGaatatttttctggaaaagtATTTCACTTTAGCCTAAGAGCTTAAACTATAACCTCTTATTCATCAGTTTTCACTAAGAGTCCACAGTGTATAAGTTCTTATTGCCAAATTTAGGGGAAATATGAACCATACAGGAGATGAAATCCTGGAACAAAAGTTCTTCTGCTAATAGTTCCATGTTTCAGATactgaaattaatttgaaaaaattaaatcatgttCACTTTGTTTCAGTAATGTTGCTTGATGAATATAGCTTTTGAATAATTGCTTGATGAATATACCTTTTGAATAATTTGCTGTACcactgttttgatttttgttgtttccatcACCtatataaaactaataaaatatgaaaatgtcttCTGTTTATATTGATTTATTTCAATTATTAACATTTGTAGTTACCCAGTTGCAGGCAAAATGATACTGTTTAATTTTCTCAGgagttctctgttttattttttatctattagTAGGAAGTAGCACAAGTTGGAACTGAGACACCCTCCACAGGGTTCAAAAGGGTTATTCCCTCAAGTACTATATACGTTCTCTTATCTTGACTTGTCTTCAGTGACCAAGTGGCTAAAAAATAATTACCCATATTTTTTTTGTAATCAGTGAGATCAACATATGGTAATCTGAGTGATTCAATTATAAACTCACTGGGTTCTACAGTCAAGCTCAGATCTCATTAGCAtagctgtttttttttggggggtgggtgtcAAGAGCAAGTACTTTGGTTTTACTTACCataaatttttgtaaaaataggTCTTTTAAGTCATCTCACCAATGAGTCCACCAGATGTGATTTTATGATAATAAGGTTTCTTTTCTACTAAGCACATGCAAACTTTCAAATGAACCACATTAGAAGAGTATTCACTTATCCCAGTGGTATAATGCTTTTGCCAAAAACATTTCTAGGACTCACTTTTCAATCACCGTCAGAGCCTATGTTTCATTCCTTTGAAGATACTCAATAGTTAGAGATGGATTTGGTTTCTGGAAACAGACAAATGTCCAAAGGCTAGTAGGGCATAACTCTCAGTATTATTGGCACTTTAGGCCCAAAAATGAAGTCTGAGATAACAAAATGGGTTTTCTGATATGCCTCACAAATGAGTGCTAAAGGTAAGTCCCAAAACGCTTTACACAAGaataatatcaataaataagTATATGGCTTTCCAGCGTGACTATTTTAAGGGACTCTACTCATCTACAAGTACAAATGAGTTCAATGTGTTAGGAGGAGGGAAAGCATAGTGGAAAAGGAGTAGTTTGTCTAAAGGGTGAGCTGAAGCTTGTCACgtttgaggaactgaaagaacATCAGTCTGGGGAGCACATAGTAAACAAGGGGAGCAAGGAGTGGCATACGCATGGAGAGGTGAGCAGGGCAGGGGCCCCCAGTTTTTCATCAGTACAATAAAATCACATACAATTTCATTCCTATCATGTTGACCTGTCCCCTACTGCTTACCTCTCTGTTTTACTACTCTCCTCACACTTTGTGCTCAGTCTCCAAAAATGCTGAACTGATAACATTTCTGGTGAGCAGCCCTAGTTGTTTCACGTGTACTCAGGGCCTTGGGGCAGCCCATTCCTTCTGCAGGGCACACTTTCCCTCCTGTACTTTATAACACCTGCCAATACCCTAGTCCATCTGGTCCATTCCTATCCACTCTTTACATCCCAGTTCAGACACCTgcttctcctccaggaagcctcctccGAGCCCCATCGCCTCCTTAATAGCTGTAATGCTTGCACATCTCTGCTTATAGACTCAGAGttacaagaaataaaactgtttttctatAAATCAACTCACATTACATTATGCATCCCTTTTACTGTGCATTGGAAATTTAGCTTTAATAAATTTAGAGCTCTCTGTGTTCACCCAACTTTTTCTCCAAGTTCCAGAAGAAATATAATGCTGAGGTGTCAAGAGTAGGAACGAGTGAGGGTGAAGTATCTGGTACTTAGGGTCACTGTCCCGCCTCACTAGCTGCTTCTCAACATCCACACTCCCACCTGGCCTGAGGTTAGCTTGGAAGATGACTCCTGGGTTGCACCTCAGCCTTAACCACAAGGTATTATAAGGTCTAGaatgctctcactctctctctctctctctctccctccctctctccttctctccctttctctctctctctctctctctctctctgccgcTTTCAGGTCCCCTCTGGGCTCACATGATGAGGAGATCTTTCTGCCCCTTCCTTTCCCAGCGTGGCCACAGTTCTCTCTGTGAGACCATCTAGGACTTGTCTGTTTTCTGTACCACCCCTGGGCACATCTTCCTGCTCTTGCACCTTTACTGGGTCAGAGAACCTCTTCCCAAGTTCCTCTGGCTAAACCACTTCATCACCATTTCACCTCTGAAAGTCACTTGCTTCTTCCACTCTGTCAGGAAAGTGAGGTGCACCTTCTCTCTGCTCCTGACTTCCCCAAGCTTATCTGGGGTTTCTACTGTTCTCCCAACTCCACAGTTCAACCCAAGGTATAGGATACTTTGTAATTTCTATATACCTagtacttagcataatgcctggcatatTATAGGCACTTAAATTGTCATTGAAATGAACTGAATTAAATTCTTCAGTGAGTTGCATCTGTATTCCAGTCAAAGTGACCTATTCATTGCCTAGCTTAACACTGATACAGATATTTAGAGTAAAATAGAGTGAATAAATTATACTAACTGAATAAGCAAGAGATGTAAGAATAAATGGAACCAACAAACCTCTGAATGACCCCATAgatgagaataagaaaataagtatGTCAGGATAATTGACACTGGCTGTGCTagcaaaaaaaatcccaaacaccAGTAAATCGTcacaaagtttatttctcactcaagAAGGTTGCAATGCAGGTTTCCCTTATTAAGCTATCCATCTGAGTGGCATTCCTCCAAGATGTGTCCCAGGGAATCAGGCTTTTTCTGTTTGGCAACTTTGCCATCTTCATCTTTATCTTGGATCCTGAAGACTTCAGatacaaggaaaagaaagaacacagaCAAGGCACACCCTCGTGCAAATGTTTCAGCCTGCAAGTGGTAGATTATTTCCTCTGACAttccactgattaaaaaaaaaaaaaacaaaaactagttgTATGTCCCCACCTAGATGCAAAGGGGCTGGGAAATGGGAAACATAGTTTAACTGTGTGCCCAGAAAAGGGAAATGGATGTGGTAAGCACGAAGCCAATACCTGCTATAGCATATATTTAAACAACCAGATGAAATAGTCACAAGTACCTGGAAGTTATAATGAAGGGTACTAACAGAGTCCTGTTAAAGTAGAAACAAAGCCCCATGCTCTGCAGACTCATTGCCCCAGTCTGTATTATCTTGTGCTTAGACTGTTTAAACAACCTCCTGActtggtctccctgcctccaccatGGCCCCTCCAATCATCTGACTGTTCTGAGACCACagaaatcatcccaaaatgaCATTACATAGGTGAAAACTTTCCTGTGATTCCCCATCTCCCATGAGGAAAAAAGATCCAAATGCCTCAGTATTAAATGGGATGATTCTCTAGGctcatccctcctctccccttacCCATTTTGTACATGATTCCTCATCAAAGCTGAACTTCTTCCGTCTGGAAAACCCTTTCCCCTGGTGAATGATTACCATCCTTCAAGATTTGATTCAATCTGGAGGTTCTCAGTGAAGACTTCAGCCCAAGCAGAGCAAAGCACTCACGTTTGTGGCCAAGCCATCCCGCTTTCCCCACTGCTTGCCCTCATAGCATTTATCCACTTACATGACATTTATATGCCTGCCTTCTCTATTTGGCAGTGGGCTCCTAGAAAGCAACTTTGTATCCTTGGTACCAAGCATGGTTTCTGTTACATTATAGTTGCTCtgaaaatgtttcttgaattaaGCTCACTGTATATGAACTGAAATGTACTCACTTCTGCAGTTGTCCTTCTATCTTTCCAGTCTTTAATAAATGAAGGATGAGATATGGAAATAAATCTGTGTTCTAAATATCTTGATCAATCAAACTATCACATCTCATAGAACTTGGGAACAAAAAGTATGGTGAAATTCACAGAAAGAGACGAGGTGAGGTCTTGGGTTAAAATTATTCTCTTTTCTAGTGAAAAGAGTTCACACAAGATTAGAATGGATATCATGGTATATTTAGATAGAACAGGCGGTCATTCTAATCCACAGTGCCAAGAATTCCAAATTATTTATATGCCACCAAATTCCATTCCAGCATAGAATATTGCTTTTTGTCTTGGAATTTACCATTTCCCAAAACTAATTCTGTCAGGAAACATCTAATATAGCCCACTTATTCCTAAGAGAACTAATACCTCATTCTGAAagccaggaaggaaaagaaatttccGTGAAAAAGAAGGGAAGATGTCAGGGGAAGAAATGCTAACTTTATGAACAGGTGAGGCTGTCAAGTTGAGGATACTGCAGAATCTCCCTGCATCTTCTCCAGCCTAGAGTTGGACACAGTCACCTAACTAAGGGAGTGAGACATATGAATTAGCAGGCAGTGTGTGACTGATgtcaaaaatgtttgaaatagcTACCCCATCATTTAAATTTATATGCATAACCTTCTCAATCTTGGAAATCCTTTCACATTTAATACCTTCCAAAAGCATTTCACTGGTGTCCCTCTCCTGGCGTGACATGGATTGCAACAGTTACCTGCCTCAAACTCCGCAATGGTTTCCATTTGCACTTGGGGTAGGATCCAAAGTCTTTACCAAACCACAGAGTCCTACATTTTGAGGCATCTGCCTGATTCTCTAGACTCATGCAGCaccctcttcctctctgtctgCTTCTGCCACACAGACCTTCCTTCAGTTCCTAAACACCTCCAATCACTCTCCCACGTCAGTCTTCCCATAGGCTAATTTGACCCAGGTCTATCACCTCTCACCTGCCCTCACCCCACTCATCCTACCAGTCTCCATTAAAGGTTCCTTCTTCCGAGACACTTCTCTGATTCCCCAGTTTAAATTCCATTGTCTTACTGTACTTTGATTGTACCTAGTACTTTTCCTTCATAACACATACTAGACTGTGGAGTCATGCATTTGTTAGGCTTATAGTTGATTCAATGTCTACCTCCACACAGTTCTTTGTGAGCGGAAACCATCTGTGTTCACCGCTATATCTCTGGTGTGTGCCAAACACACGTTGCCTGCTCATAGAAGACatcctataaatatttgttttaaaaataggctGAAGTAGTTACAAAGGGTATTGGGAATGATATAGAAATTAGCTGGACCTTAAAGTGTGAGAAGATGCTTCATTCTCAAATGCAGGGGGTAATGTTCAAATacttggtcaaagggtacaaactttcagttatgagtaagttctgaggatctaatgtgcAGCTTGGTGACTATATTAATGACACTGTACTGCCTTGTACACTTAACATTTGTTAAAAgcgtagatcttaagtgttctcaccgcACGCACAAGAGGTAACTGTGTGAGGCACTGGATGAGCTAATTAACTTGATTGcgaaaattattttacaatgtatatttatatcaaatcatcactttaaataaatacaattttatttgtcaataatacctcaataaagctgggaaaaaatagTACAAGGCAAGGATaataggagtttttaaaaaaaatgagtgaaaaaagaGGGTGCAGGAGCAGGTCCTTAAGGCTCCCTG contains:
- the RAG2 gene encoding V(D)J recombination-activating protein 2: MSLQMVTVGNNIALIQPGFSLMNFDGQVFFFGQKGWPKRSCPTGVFHFDIKHNHLKLKPAVFSKDSCYLPPLRYPATCTFKGNLESEKYQYIIHGGKTPNNELSDKIYIMSVVCKNNKKVTLRCTEKDLVGDVPEGRYGHSIDVVYSRGKSVGVLFGGRSYIPSAQRTTEKWNSVADCLPHVFLVDFEFGCSTSYILPELQDGLSFHVSIARNDTIYILGGHSLANNIRPANLYRIRVDLPLGSPAVNCTVMPGGISVSSAILTQISNDEFVIVGGYLLENQKRMVCNIISFEDNKMEIREMETPDWTPDIKHSKIWFGSNMGNGTIFLGIPGDNKQVVSEAFYFYTLKCAEDDVNEDQKTFTNSQTSTEDPGDSTPFEDSEEFCFSAEANSFDGDDEFDTYNEDDEEDESETGYWITCCPTCDVDINTWVPFYSTELNKPAMIYCSHGDGHWVHAQCMDLAESTLIHLSEGSNKYYCNEHVEIARALQTPKRVLPLKKPPLKSLHKKGSGKIITPAKKSFLRRLFD